The Flavobacteriales bacterium genomic sequence CCCAGCGGCTTGTCCGAATGGTTTTCCGATGATGTGAATGTGCGTGACCAGATATATACCTTTTTATGGGATGGAGATGAACAACAGGCGGAGTTACTGGACATCAAACCCAACGAGAGCATTCGCTTCCATTGGCTGGATGATGAAGACCCGGACACCTATTTCGAATTCCGCATCGCCAAGGACGACCTCACCGGAGAAATCGCCCTGGTGGTGACCGACCATGCCGACAAAGCGGAAAAGGACGAAGCCATGCGGCTGTGGAATTCTCAGATCCACGACCTGATGCATGTCATCGGTTCCTGACCTCCCCCACCCTTATTCTGGCACCCGAATTGTATCTTTGCCAGCCTGTGATGAACCGGTGGCAGAAATAACCCCGTTGTTCACGCCTGACAATTCACGAAATTAGCCGGCATGAAAAAGTTAGATCAGTTGATGGTGAAGTCCTACCTGGGGCCCTTCGTGCTGACCTTCTTCATTGCACTCTTCATGCTGGTGATGCAGTTCCTGTGGAAGTATGTGGATGACCTCGTAGGGAAAGGACTGGAAGCAAACGTGATCGCCGAACTCCTCATGTATGCCTCCGCCAGCCTGGTGCCCATGGCCCTCCCGCTGGCCATCCTGCTGTCCAGCATCATGGTGTTCGGAAACCTGGGCGAGAAGTACGAGCTGGCCGCCTGCAAGTCGGCGGGTATTTCCGTTCAGCGACTCATGCGGCCGCTGACCATCGTGGCCCTGATCATCAGCGGATGCGCTTTCTACTTTGCCAACAACATCCTCCCCATCGCCAACCTGAAAATGGCCACCCTGATTTGGGATGTGCAGCAGAAAAGCCCCGCCCTCAACATCAAGGAAGGCATCTTTTACGCGGGCATCGAAGGGTATACCATTCGGGTGGGTAAAAAAGGTCCGAACGGGAAGCTGAACGACATCATGATCTATGACCATACCGAAAGGCAGGGAAATGTGAAACTGGTGATCGCAGATTCCGGTCGCATGGCCATGACCGAAGACGAGCGCTACCTCCTGGTTGAACTGTACAACGGAAGCAGCTATGAGGAAATGGATAAGGCTGTCCGATCGCGCCGGCACAATTTCCCCTTCGTGCGTTCGCAATTCAAGAAAGAGGAAATTCGCTTCGATCTGTCTTCATTCGCCTTCATGCGTTCGGACGAAGACATGTTCAAGGACAAGTACACGATGATGAATATCACCCAGCTGACCCGCCAGATGGACACCCTGAAGGAAAGCATGGTGGAACGGGTGGATGAGTTTAACAAAGGACTGGTGAGCAGCTACAACAAACGCATGAACATCCCCGACAGCCTGGTGCAGTCTGATACCATGCTGGTGCTTACCCATACGAACATCCTCGACAACGTACCCACCGGCGACCGGGTGAAGGTGCTGCAAACGGCAGGTAACCTGGCCCGGAGCGCCAAGGCCTATACCGAGATCACCAAAGACGACCTGGAGGTGCGGTACAAGAACCTGATCCGCCACAAGATCGAATACCACCGCAAGTTCACACTTACCACCGCCTGCCTGGTGCTGTTCTTCATCGGCGCACCCTTGGGTGCCATCATCAGAAAAGGTGGATTGGGTATGCCCGTGGTGGTGGCTGTGGGTTTCTTCCTGTTGTACTACCTCACCTCCATCACCGGAGAGAAATTCTCCAGGGAAGCCGTGATCGCACCTGCCGTTGGCATGTGGATTTCCACCACTATTCTGCTGCCGATCGGCATCTTCCTGACCGCCAAGGCCACTACTGATTCCGGACTGCTGAGCGCCGAAGCGTGGCTGAAATTCCTGACCCGCATCTTCAAAAGAAAAAACAAGTGAAGCTGCTGGTCATACTGCCCAGGGTGCCATGGCCGCTGGAAAAGGGCGACAAGCTGAGGGCGTACCACATGCTCAGGCATCTTTCCAAAGACTTCGAGATCACCCTCGTGGCGCTGAACGACGAGGGCAACAAGCGGGATGCCATCCCCCATTTGCAACCCTACTGCCAACACATCGAGATCATCCGGCTGTACAAACCCATGATCTACCTCCGCCTGATCCGCTGCTTCCTGTTCGGCTCCCTGCCGCTGCAGGTACAATGGTTTCTGGATGGAAAGGCAAAGAAGAAGATCCGCCGGCTGATCGCCAGCACCCAGCCCGACCGCATCTTCTGTCAGCTGATCCGCACGTCGGAATACGTGCGGGACATTCCGGATATCCCCAAGGTGCTGGACTACATGGACGTGTTCTCCAAAGGCATGGACCGCCGGGCACAAACCGCTCCCGCCTACCAGAAGCCTGTTTTGCACATGGAGTACAAACGCCTGCTGAAGTACGAGCACAATGTGTTCAGCGATTTCCAGGCGCACATGATCATCTCATCGCAGGACCGCAACCTGATCGTACATCCCGACAAGCATTCCATTCACGTGGTGCCCAACGGTGTGGACACCGAATTC encodes the following:
- a CDS encoding glycosyltransferase, which codes for MKLLVILPRVPWPLEKGDKLRAYHMLRHLSKDFEITLVALNDEGNKRDAIPHLQPYCQHIEIIRLYKPMIYLRLIRCFLFGSLPLQVQWFLDGKAKKKIRRLIASTQPDRIFCQLIRTSEYVRDIPDIPKVLDYMDVFSKGMDRRAQTAPAYQKPVLHMEYKRLLKYEHNVFSDFQAHMIISSQDRNLIVHPDKHSIHVVPNGVDTEFFHPMQAAKDYDVLFNGNMSYPPNVESAEFLVNEVLPLLKETRPDLKILISGATPSPRVKQLAGTSVTVTGWVEDIRESFARSKMLVAPMQLSIGLQNKLLEAMSMKIPCITSPLANNALQAPEGSCILVAADAPAYARHILHLLDHPEQAERMAEEAYAFIRQKFRWEAVAQEVAQVIRQARTP
- a CDS encoding LptF/LptG family permease, with the translated sequence MKKLDQLMVKSYLGPFVLTFFIALFMLVMQFLWKYVDDLVGKGLEANVIAELLMYASASLVPMALPLAILLSSIMVFGNLGEKYELAACKSAGISVQRLMRPLTIVALIISGCAFYFANNILPIANLKMATLIWDVQQKSPALNIKEGIFYAGIEGYTIRVGKKGPNGKLNDIMIYDHTERQGNVKLVIADSGRMAMTEDERYLLVELYNGSSYEEMDKAVRSRRHNFPFVRSQFKKEEIRFDLSSFAFMRSDEDMFKDKYTMMNITQLTRQMDTLKESMVERVDEFNKGLVSSYNKRMNIPDSLVQSDTMLVLTHTNILDNVPTGDRVKVLQTAGNLARSAKAYTEITKDDLEVRYKNLIRHKIEYHRKFTLTTACLVLFFIGAPLGAIIRKGGLGMPVVVAVGFFLLYYLTSITGEKFSREAVIAPAVGMWISTTILLPIGIFLTAKATTDSGLLSAEAWLKFLTRIFKRKNK
- a CDS encoding SRPBCC domain-containing protein; this encodes MSKKERYSLEFIVKSSPKILFNCISTPSGLSEWFSDDVNVRDQIYTFLWDGDEQQAELLDIKPNESIRFHWLDDEDPDTYFEFRIAKDDLTGEIALVVTDHADKAEKDEAMRLWNSQIHDLMHVIGS